The following coding sequences are from one Lolium rigidum isolate FL_2022 chromosome 6, APGP_CSIRO_Lrig_0.1, whole genome shotgun sequence window:
- the LOC124664309 gene encoding uncharacterized protein LOC124664309, protein MASRRRCPSSPAANPLDDENLLCEILLRLPPQPSSLPRASAVCKRWRRLVSEAGFFRRFRLHHYRNPPLLGFFQDGSKGMTFVPTLEAPNRVHPRRFSLQRDGTDRSYMPLGCRHGLFLILLPERLQVLVWDPLTGDQNRIAVPAPFATSSANINGAVLRDAGNVQRFQVVLVLVDDGHDKQNVRALACVYSSNTGLWGDLLSTPIPYKAKLSSSWNDAVRAGDSLHWRLWGDLAGILEFDLEKQSLTVIGVPLDKKDCFRITRTEGGGLGFICISECSAQLWKRKTDSDGVTSWMLGRTVELDKLFSLKLRQNGNLIILGYAEENNVVLVWTISGLFMIHLESFKFKKLFETMTLSYYYPFESVFPAEKDTGGRHDGAEIPHNA, encoded by the exons AtggccagccgccgccgctgccccagtTCGCCGGCGGCCAATCCGCTGGACGACGAGAACCTCCTCTGCGAGATTCTCCTCCGACTTCCCCCGCAGCCTTCGTCCCTCCCTCGCGCATCCGCCGTCTGCAAGCGCTGGCGACGCCTCGTCTCCGAAGCCGGCTTCTTCCGCCGCTTCCGCCTCCACCACTACCGCAACCCGCCACTCCTCGGTTTCTTCCAAGATGGATCGAAAGGTATGACCTTCGTACCTACTCTGGAGGCCCCCAATCGTGTCCATCCACGGCGCTTCTCCTTGCAGCGCGACGGCACCGACCGGTCTTACATGCCCCTCGGATGCCGACATGGTCTTTTCCTCATCTTGCTTCCGGAGCGCCTACAGGTCCTGGTCTGGGACCCCCTCACCGGCGACCAGAACCGCATTGCCGTTCCTGCGCCCTTCGCTACAAGTAGCGCCAACATCAATGGGGCGGTGCTTCGCGATGCCGGAAACGTCCAACGGTTCCAGGTGGTCTTGGTTCTGGTAGACGACGGCCACGACAAACAAAATGTGCGAGCGCTCGCCTGCGTCTACTCGTCAAATACTGGCTTGTGGGGAGATCTACTCTCAACACCGATTCCATACAAAGCTAAATTAAGCAGTTCCTGGAATGACGCTGTGCGGGCTGGGGATTCCCTTCACTGGAGGCTTTGGGGCGATCTGGCTGGAATTCTTGAGTTTGATTTGGAGAAGCAGAGCCTAACTGTGATAGGGGTGCCACTGGATAAGAAGGACTGCTTCAGGATTACGCGGACCGAGGGTGGTGGGCTTGGTTTTATTTGTATTTCGGAATGCAGCGCCCAGTTATGGAAGAGAAAGACTGATAGCGACGGTGTTACTTCTTGGATGCTTGGAAGAACTGTTGAACTGGACAAGCTATTTTCCCTGAAATTACGGCAGAATGGGAACTTAATAATACTAGGCTACGCTGAGGAGAATAATGTGGTGTTAGTGTGGACGATTAGCGGCCTCTTCATGATCCATCTTGAGTCGTTCAAGTTCAAGAAGCTTTTTGAGACCATGACCTTGTCTTACTACTATCCGTTCGAAAGTGTCTTCCCTGCAG AAAAAGATACTGGTGGTAGACATGATGGGGCTGAAATTCCACACAATGCATAA